ACTTACCATAAAATAATAGAAGAGACCGTCTATCGCCGTGCAAAACAAAAGGCATTGGCTATATTGAAGTTTGCAGATAGGACTCAGTACGAGCTTTATATAAAACTTAAAGATGCATATTATACAGATGAAATTATTGATAGAACCATAGAGTATTTAAAAGGATACAATTATCTTAATGATGTAAGATATGCTTCTAATTATATTCGTTCAAAAATGTATCAGCAAAGTAAACTGGTACTTAAATCAAAATTATTACAAAAAGGTATAGATAGGGACACTATAGAAAAAATTATTTTTAATGAATATCAAACTAGTGCAGAAGATAAGGATCCGGAAATCTTAGCTATCAATAAGCATATAAAGAAAAAATATAAGGACCTTACATGTTTGACTAAGGAAGAAAAGCAAAAATTGATTACATCCTTATATCGAAAAGGATTTAATCTGGATAAAATCCACAAATGTTTGGATATATAAAATAATTATAAAAAATCTATTACTACTTGCCTTTTCTTTATATTTATTATACAATTAAAATTGGCAGAAAATTGGTTTTCTACTAGATTTAGAAAAATGGAGGGCTGAAAATGTCTAATACTGCACAACTATCTGCAAGGGAGAGAATTACTTCACTGCTTGATGATAATAGTTTTGTTGAAGTCGGTGCATATGTTACAAAAAGAAGTACTGACTTTAACCTTGAGCAGAAGGAAATTCCTAATGACGGCGTTATAACCGGCTATGGCCTTATTGACGGTAATCCTGTTTATGTATTTAGTCAGGATGCAAGTTCCCTAGGAGGCTCTGTCGGTGAAATGCATGCAAAAAAAATAACAAGATTATACGATTTGGCACTTAAGGTGGGCGCACCTGTTATCGGATTAATTGATTCAACAGGTATGAGATTGCAAGAAGCTACCG
This genomic interval from Herbinix luporum contains the following:
- a CDS encoding regulatory protein RecX — encoded protein: MIVTDILEVNLGHSKKKKAYKIYLDYNFAFLLYSQDIKLYGLKKGLDLSEETYHKIIEETVYRRAKQKALAILKFADRTQYELYIKLKDAYYTDEIIDRTIEYLKGYNYLNDVRYASNYIRSKMYQQSKLVLKSKLLQKGIDRDTIEKIIFNEYQTSAEDKDPEILAINKHIKKKYKDLTCLTKEEKQKLITSLYRKGFNLDKIHKCLDI